The Mustelus asterias unplaced genomic scaffold, sMusAst1.hap1.1 HAP1_SCAFFOLD_2417, whole genome shotgun sequence genome window below encodes:
- the LOC144489666 gene encoding uncharacterized protein LOC144489666, producing MAGRLPDSTECESLDGAAPEGRPFRCSDCGKSFKLSTNLLLHRLTHTGQKQFRCRECGREFNHISNLRRHRLTHSPAGASHACGECGRSYRLVASLRAHRLAHRGEVALRCPQCGKGFGHAANLRRHRLAHGEARPYRCQPCGKAFTDSCRLLAHLRTHTGERPFRCGECGRAYTQAGSLRRHQLASHVGQRPHACPGCGKAFPDRSRLRAHQRTHSADRPYPCPECGKAFRQASHLWKHRRAHRGLRPYPCQSCGKAFADGSRLLAHLRTHTGERPHPCPQCSHRFTDRSHLQAHLRTHTGERPHPCPQCGRRFADAGSLRRHTLTHSGIRPFPCPDCGKSFTQAGNLRRHRLAHGRIGRPFACQDCPKTFAQRRYLTTHQRTHHPPE from the coding sequence ATGGCAGGACGGTTGCCGGACAGCACCGAGTGCGAGAGCCTGGACGGCGCCGCTCCGGAGGGGAGGCCATTCCGTTGCTCCGACTGTGGCAAGTCTTTCAAGCTGTCCACCAACCTTCTGCtgcaccgactgacccacacaggCCAGAAGCAGTTCCGGTGCCGAGAGTGCGGCCGGGAGTTTAACCACATCTCCAACCTGCGGCGTCACCGGCTGACCCACTCCCCCGCCGGTGCCAGCCACGCCTGCGGTGAGTGTGGCCGCTCGTACCGGCTGGTGGCCTCGCTGCGGGCTCACCGGCTCGCTCACCGGGGGGAGGTGGCGCTGCGGTGCCCCCAGTGCGGCAAGGGCTTTGGGCACGCGGCCAACCTGCGGCGTCACCGGCTGGCCCACGGCGAGGCCCGGCCCTACCGCTGCCAGCCCTGCGGCAAGGCCTTCACCGACAGCTGCCGCCTGCTGGCCCACCTCCGTacccacaccggggagaggcctttcCGGTGCGGGGAATGCGGCCGGGCCTACACGCAGGCGGGAAGCCTGCGCCGGCACCAGCTGGCCAGCCACGTCGGCCAGAGGCCGCACGCCTGCCCGGGCTGCGGCAAGGCCTTCCCTGACCGCTCGCGCCTCCGCGCCCACCAGCGCACCCACTCAGCCGACAGGCCCTACCCCTGCCCAGAATGTGGCAAAGCCTTCCGCCAGGCCTCACACCTCTGGAAACACCGGCGGGCACACCGCGGCCTGCGCCCGTACCCCTGCCAGTCCTGCGGCAAAGCCTTTGCCGACGGCAGTCGCCTGCTGGCCCACCTCCGCACCCACACCGGGGAACGCCCTCACCCCTGCCCGCAGTGCAGCCATCGCTTTACGGATCGCAGCCACCTCCAGGCCCACCTCCGTACCCACACCGGGGAACGCCCTCACCCCTGCCCGCAGTGCGGACGCCGCTTTGCTGATGCCGGGAGTCTCCGCCGGCACACCCTTACTCACTCCGGAATCCGCCCCTTCCCCTGCCCCGACTGCGGCAAATCCTTCACCCAGGCTGGCAACCTCCGCCGGCACAGGCTGGCACACGGGCGCATCGGGAGACCCTTCGCCTGCCAGGACTGTCCCAAAACCTTCGCCCAAAGGCGCTACCTCACCACCCACCagcgcacccaccaccccccagagtga